A DNA window from Halomonas zincidurans B6 contains the following coding sequences:
- a CDS encoding HD domain-containing protein, with the protein MNQARFTRFDESTADDWAIIDAHFQIYQNDASRRVLEHLLRLKGDNHGYPIDRYAHCLQTASRALDAGIDEETVVCALLHDIGDDLAPANHAEIAAAILEPYIDPLNVWMIRHHELFQGYHYRAFYGLDPHAREAYRDHPAYARTARFCDEWDQRAFDPDYPSRPLEYFVPMVERIFSREPFGGAPSGGAPPGDAPAETSGVASDTKVRS; encoded by the coding sequence ATGAACCAGGCCCGCTTCACGCGCTTCGACGAAAGCACCGCCGACGACTGGGCGATCATCGACGCGCACTTTCAGATCTACCAGAACGACGCCAGCCGCCGGGTGCTCGAGCATCTGCTGCGCCTCAAGGGCGACAACCACGGCTACCCGATCGACCGCTACGCGCACTGCCTGCAGACCGCCAGCCGCGCGCTCGATGCCGGTATCGACGAGGAGACCGTGGTCTGCGCGCTGCTCCACGACATCGGCGACGACCTGGCGCCGGCCAATCACGCCGAGATCGCCGCGGCGATCCTCGAGCCCTACATCGATCCGCTCAACGTGTGGATGATCCGTCACCACGAGCTGTTCCAGGGCTATCACTACCGCGCCTTCTACGGCCTGGACCCGCATGCCCGCGAGGCCTACCGCGACCACCCGGCCTATGCGCGCACCGCGCGCTTCTGCGACGAGTGGGACCAGCGCGCCTTCGACCCGGATTATCCCTCGCGGCCACTGGAATACTTCGTGCCGATGGTCGAGCGGATCTTCTCCCGTGAGCCGTTCGGTGGCGCACCGTCTGGTGGCGCACCGCCTGGTGACGCACCGGCGGAAACCTCGGGCGTGGCCAGTGATACCAAGGTGCGCTCATGA
- the tmpA gene encoding 2-trimethylaminoethylphosphonate dioxygenase, giving the protein MSNPVDAIVTTQGRRLTLSGPGLEQHFAALWLRERAPDGETLDAQTGQRLIEAAELPLDLTLESAAVDGETLHLAFSDGHRTAFALSTLLAEDRPPRDTSRGAADDAQLLWDASLAHLPEADFAAALADDRALLGLLDELQRYGFVRVAGVPGEEDGMQPLIDRIGPLRRTNWGGIADVKSVANAYDLTMTQRGLEPHTDNPYRDPIPGYIWLHCLSNAAAGGDSTLVDGFMAARRLQREDPTAFDCLTRLSPGFRYVDATTRLESEGPLIELDGHGRLARVRFSNRTERVAAYDAETLERYYAARQRFHALITDPALTVYLKLAPGEMLIMDNYRLLHGRTAYQLEGGVRHMRQGYVDRDSTASRRQVLRHTLAGSVGANDADAPRAATQGGPVR; this is encoded by the coding sequence ATGTCCAATCCCGTCGACGCCATCGTCACTACCCAGGGCCGCCGCCTGACGCTCAGCGGCCCCGGTCTCGAACAGCACTTCGCCGCGCTGTGGCTGCGCGAGCGCGCCCCCGACGGCGAGACCCTGGATGCCCAGACCGGCCAACGGCTGATCGAGGCCGCCGAGTTGCCGCTCGACCTGACCCTCGAGTCTGCCGCCGTCGACGGCGAGACGCTGCACCTGGCGTTCAGCGACGGCCATCGCACCGCCTTCGCGTTATCCACGCTGCTCGCCGAGGACCGTCCGCCGAGGGACACTTCGCGCGGCGCGGCCGACGACGCGCAGCTGTTGTGGGACGCCAGTCTCGCGCACCTGCCCGAGGCCGACTTCGCCGCCGCGCTGGCCGATGACCGGGCGCTGCTGGGGCTGCTCGACGAGTTACAGCGCTACGGTTTCGTGCGCGTCGCCGGGGTGCCCGGCGAGGAGGACGGCATGCAGCCGCTGATCGATCGCATCGGCCCGCTGCGGCGCACCAACTGGGGCGGCATCGCCGACGTCAAGTCGGTGGCCAACGCCTACGACCTGACCATGACCCAGCGCGGGCTCGAGCCGCACACCGACAACCCCTACCGCGATCCGATCCCCGGCTACATCTGGCTGCACTGCCTGAGCAACGCCGCCGCGGGCGGCGACAGCACGCTGGTCGACGGCTTCATGGCGGCCCGCCGCTTGCAGCGGGAAGACCCGACGGCGTTCGACTGCCTGACCCGGCTGTCGCCCGGCTTTCGCTACGTCGATGCCACCACCCGGCTGGAAAGCGAAGGCCCGCTGATTGAGCTCGACGGCCACGGCCGGCTCGCCAGGGTGCGCTTTTCCAATCGCACCGAGCGTGTCGCCGCCTATGACGCCGAGACGCTGGAGCGCTACTACGCGGCGCGCCAGCGCTTTCATGCGCTGATCACCGACCCGGCGCTGACCGTGTACCTCAAGCTCGCCCCCGGCGAGATGCTGATCATGGACAACTACCGGCTGCTGCATGGGCGCACCGCCTATCAGCTCGAGGGTGGCGTGCGTCACATGCGCCAGGGCTATGTCGATCGCGACAGCACCGCCAGTCGCCGTCAGGTGCTGCGCCATACGCTCGCCGGTTCGGTCGGCGCCAACGACGCCGATGCCCCTCGCGCCGCCACCCAGGGAGGACCGGTTCGATGA
- a CDS encoding GlxA family transcriptional regulator encodes MKEFDSAHWAQAWPYPRPDLPPVARPGEAEHTVSVWLLPKFSMLTLFCLLEPLRVANRFGRTLFAWQLLSSGGEAVVASNGVRIDVDGALGGAGDCKMLMAISSYEAEATVTAADRAVLRQVAAHGGRVGGLDTAPFILARAGLLEQQRVALHWESVPAFREEFAQLAISPARFEFAGRRLTGSGGAAGIDMMLQWIESDYGPALANAVGRQLVHQRVSEEDALQGQSQHRLDRLPRTVVRALAIMETHLGQALAIPEICRLVGQSQRQLTRLFVGHFGETPKQCYLGMRLDLARRILADSRCRVTEAALATGFSSMAHFSRVYQARFAERPSRTGERGTS; translated from the coding sequence ATGAAGGAGTTCGATTCGGCCCACTGGGCCCAGGCCTGGCCCTATCCGCGCCCCGATCTGCCGCCAGTGGCGCGCCCCGGCGAGGCCGAGCACACCGTCAGCGTGTGGCTGCTGCCCAAGTTCTCGATGCTGACGCTGTTCTGCCTGCTCGAGCCGCTGCGCGTCGCCAACCGCTTCGGCCGCACGCTGTTCGCCTGGCAGTTGCTGTCCAGCGGTGGCGAGGCGGTGGTCGCCAGCAACGGCGTGCGCATCGATGTCGATGGCGCGCTCGGCGGCGCCGGCGATTGCAAAATGCTGATGGCGATCTCGTCCTACGAGGCGGAGGCCACGGTGACCGCTGCCGACCGCGCGGTGCTGCGTCAGGTCGCCGCGCACGGCGGGCGGGTCGGCGGGCTGGACACCGCGCCGTTCATCCTTGCCCGCGCCGGGCTGCTCGAACAGCAGCGCGTGGCGCTGCACTGGGAGAGCGTGCCGGCGTTTCGCGAAGAGTTTGCGCAGCTGGCGATCAGCCCGGCGCGCTTCGAATTCGCCGGCCGGCGGCTGACCGGCTCCGGCGGCGCGGCGGGCATCGACATGATGCTGCAGTGGATCGAGTCCGATTACGGGCCGGCGCTGGCCAACGCGGTGGGTCGCCAACTCGTCCACCAGCGAGTTTCCGAGGAGGACGCGCTGCAAGGCCAGAGCCAGCATCGCCTCGACCGGCTGCCGCGCACGGTGGTGCGGGCGCTGGCGATCATGGAGACGCATCTCGGCCAGGCGCTGGCGATCCCCGAGATCTGCCGGCTGGTCGGCCAGTCGCAGCGTCAGTTGACGCGGCTGTTCGTCGGCCATTTCGGCGAGACGCCCAAGCAGTGCTACCTGGGCATGCGCCTCGACCTGGCGCGGCGGATTCTCGCCGATAGCCGCTGCCGGGTGACCGAGGCGGCGCTGGCCACCGGGTTCAGCAGCATGGCGCATTTTTCGAGGGTCTATCAGGCGCGCTTCGCCGAGCGCCCGAGCCGGACCGGCGAGCGCGGGACGAGCTGA